The following proteins are encoded in a genomic region of Candidatus Methylospira mobilis:
- a CDS encoding M48 family metallopeptidase, with amino-acid sequence MERHLSTAILIALLALGGCATNPITGRSQAMLVSDSEAAQQSAQAYSQLIAGASQKQILDNDPAALQRVRAIATPLITQASIMRPETRNWQWDIHVLKSDEVNAWCMAGGKIAVYTGLLQKIQPTDDELAEVMGHEISHAMLSHQAEKLSRAKMQQAGITLGVIAGAIAGYNLSGVAGLANSAATVGLQLPNSREAENEADSVGIELAARAGYNPNAAVTLWKKMLAASGGKSGPGWLSTHPATEDRIQAMQVRAQQLMPVYEAAKRGQ; translated from the coding sequence ATGGAACGACACTTATCTACAGCTATTCTTATCGCACTGCTCGCGCTCGGCGGCTGCGCCACCAACCCCATTACCGGACGCAGTCAGGCCATGCTGGTCAGCGACAGCGAAGCGGCGCAACAATCGGCGCAGGCATACAGCCAATTAATCGCCGGCGCGTCGCAAAAACAGATACTGGATAACGATCCGGCGGCGCTGCAACGGGTACGCGCCATTGCTACGCCGCTGATTACACAAGCGAGCATCATGCGCCCGGAAACACGCAACTGGCAGTGGGATATCCATGTACTGAAAAGCGACGAGGTTAACGCCTGGTGCATGGCCGGCGGCAAGATCGCCGTTTATACCGGCCTGCTGCAGAAAATACAGCCAACCGACGACGAACTCGCCGAAGTCATGGGGCATGAAATTTCACACGCCATGCTGTCGCATCAGGCGGAAAAACTTTCTCGCGCGAAAATGCAGCAAGCGGGAATCACCCTCGGAGTCATCGCCGGCGCGATTGCCGGCTACAATCTGAGCGGCGTTGCCGGCCTGGCCAACAGCGCCGCAACCGTAGGCCTGCAACTGCCCAACAGCCGCGAAGCGGAAAACGAAGCCGACAGCGTCGGCATCGAACTCGCCGCCAGGGCCGGTTACAACCCCAATGCGGCGGTGACGCTATGGAAGAAAATGCTTGCCGCCAGCGGCGGAAAAAGCGGCCCCGGCTGGCTCAGTACCCACCCCGCCACCGAAGACCGTATTCAGGCCATGCAGGTTCGCGCGCAGCAGCTGATGCCGGTTTATGAGGCGGCCAAGCGGGGGCAATAA
- the msrP gene encoding protein-methionine-sulfoxide reductase catalytic subunit MsrP, producing the protein MIKRNNAAIQASEITPRELFYGRRRFMQMAAGAGAAAMLSGAASAGDKLAGAKSTAYMLPDKPTPLEDVTRYNNFYEFGVDKESPAKSAGSLKTRPWRVAVEGEVQKPGVFDIDAMLRWAPMEERVYRLRCVEGWSMVVPWLGFPLAELIKRVEPTGNAKFVEFVTLHDAEQMPGQRSGVLEWPYREGLRIDEAMHPLTLLTFGLYGEVLPNQNGAPVRVIVPWKYGFKSVKSIVKIRLLEQQPVTSWMQAGPREYGFYANVNPAVDHPRWSQARERRIGEFLKRPTLPFNGYADQVAGLYAGMDLARYF; encoded by the coding sequence ATGATCAAACGCAACAACGCTGCCATACAGGCATCGGAAATCACGCCGCGCGAATTGTTTTATGGGCGGAGGCGGTTCATGCAGATGGCCGCCGGAGCCGGTGCGGCAGCCATGCTGTCCGGAGCGGCATCGGCGGGGGACAAACTGGCAGGCGCAAAATCGACCGCTTATATGCTGCCGGACAAGCCGACTCCGCTGGAAGACGTAACGCGCTACAACAATTTTTACGAATTCGGCGTCGACAAGGAATCTCCTGCGAAATCGGCTGGCAGCCTGAAGACGCGCCCCTGGCGCGTAGCCGTCGAGGGCGAGGTGCAAAAGCCCGGCGTGTTCGATATTGACGCCATGCTGCGCTGGGCTCCGATGGAAGAGCGCGTCTACCGGCTGCGTTGCGTCGAAGGGTGGTCGATGGTCGTTCCCTGGCTCGGCTTCCCGCTGGCGGAATTGATCAAGCGGGTGGAACCGACCGGCAACGCCAAGTTCGTCGAGTTCGTCACGCTCCACGATGCGGAACAAATGCCCGGACAGCGCAGCGGCGTGCTGGAATGGCCTTACCGGGAAGGATTGCGCATCGACGAAGCGATGCACCCGCTGACCCTGCTGACTTTCGGGCTTTACGGCGAGGTGTTGCCGAATCAGAACGGCGCGCCGGTGCGTGTGATCGTACCGTGGAAATACGGTTTCAAGAGCGTCAAGTCCATCGTAAAAATCCGTCTTCTCGAACAACAGCCGGTCACCAGCTGGATGCAGGCCGGGCCGAGGGAATACGGCTTTTACGCCAACGTCAATCCCGCAGTAGACCACCCGCGCTGGAGCCAGGCCAGGGAACGCCGCATCGGCGAGTTTTTGAAGCGACCCACGTTGCCGTTCAACGGTTATGCGGATCAGGTGGCGGGGCTTTATGCCGGGATGGATCTGGCTCGGTATTTTTAA
- a CDS encoding protein-methionine-sulfoxide reductase heme-binding subunit MsrQ — protein MLSHHRRKCLTLNEKAEIIRSGGVKASNSRSAGQQSRIAQAGKILFALYLAPAVYLLWGALTNSLGVNPAETLINDSGLWSLRLLWLTLGITPLRKITGWHWLIRLRRVPALFCFFYGCLHFLFYLVFEQAFDFAGVIADISQKPYITVGLAAFLILTPLAVTSTDAMKRRLGGRNWRNLHRLTYVAAIASAFHYLLLVKRDIGPPAIYIVLLALLFLLRLVKLPVRPPSKELI, from the coding sequence ATGTTATCGCATCATCGGCGCAAGTGTCTGACGCTCAATGAAAAGGCCGAAATAATCCGTAGTGGCGGCGTAAAGGCTTCCAACTCCCGGTCAGCCGGGCAGCAGTCCCGCATTGCGCAAGCCGGCAAAATTTTGTTTGCGCTGTATCTTGCCCCCGCTGTCTATCTGTTATGGGGCGCGCTTACCAACTCGTTGGGCGTTAATCCGGCTGAAACGCTGATTAATGATTCGGGCCTCTGGTCTTTGCGGTTGCTATGGTTGACGCTCGGAATTACCCCGTTGCGGAAAATCACCGGGTGGCATTGGTTGATCCGATTGCGCCGCGTCCCGGCGCTGTTCTGTTTTTTCTACGGCTGCCTGCATTTTCTTTTTTACCTGGTTTTCGAACAGGCGTTCGATTTCGCGGGGGTCATTGCCGATATAAGCCAAAAACCCTATATTACCGTAGGTCTTGCAGCGTTCCTGATACTGACGCCTTTGGCCGTCACCTCAACCGATGCGATGAAGCGCCGCCTCGGCGGCAGGAACTGGCGAAATCTGCATCGCTTGACCTATGTCGCCGCAATCGCCTCCGCATTTCATTACCTGCTGCTGGTCAAGCGCGATATAGGTCCGCCGGCAATCTATATCGTGTTGCTGGCTTTGTTATTTCTGCTGCGGCTGGTTAAACTGCCGGTCAGGCCGCCAAGCAAGGAGCTTATATGA
- a CDS encoding ankyrin repeat domain-containing protein: MSLMASAETIAWLQDYRFQPEQPLLANSEGGQPLIMAAQQARGDVLAYLLQQQDVNLGLLDAYGNNALWAACFANAPVCIALLLEAGIDIDYQNPSGATALIYSSSSGRDAVVEQLLQAGANPLLTTQDDFSALDLAANRRCLQLLRNAVKALQ, encoded by the coding sequence ATGAGTTTGATGGCATCAGCGGAAACAATTGCCTGGTTACAGGACTACCGATTTCAGCCGGAGCAGCCTTTGCTCGCCAATAGCGAAGGCGGGCAGCCGCTGATCATGGCGGCTCAGCAAGCCCGCGGCGATGTACTGGCATATCTACTGCAGCAGCAGGACGTTAATTTGGGCCTGCTGGACGCTTATGGAAATAATGCCTTGTGGGCCGCGTGCTTTGCCAATGCGCCTGTTTGCATCGCGTTGCTGCTGGAAGCGGGAATCGATATCGATTATCAAAATCCCAGCGGCGCGACCGCGTTGATTTATTCGTCTTCCAGCGGTAGAGACGCAGTGGTCGAGCAATTGCTGCAAGCGGGCGCAAACCCGTTGCTGACGACGCAGGACGATTTCAGCGCGCTGGATCTGGCCGCTAATCGCCGGTGTTTGCAACTGCTGCGCAACGCGGTAAAAGCTTTGCAATAA
- a CDS encoding flavodoxin: MSKIGIFFGTDTGSTRLVAKRIYSRLGESLADKPKNINRTRPDELLQYEALILGTPSYGLGELPGLSTGCQESNWQEFAPYLDGADLSGKRVALFGLGHQERYADRFASSLIHLYRLFYGQGADIVGSWSTDGYQFQHSHAIIDNRFVGLVLDQRGQPGLTDSRVDLWLTQVMPLLLPSVGAGWRPS, translated from the coding sequence ATGAGCAAAATCGGAATTTTTTTCGGAACGGATACCGGCAGCACCCGGTTGGTAGCTAAAAGAATTTACAGCCGGCTCGGCGAATCGCTTGCCGACAAGCCCAAAAATATCAACCGCACCCGCCCCGATGAATTGTTGCAATACGAAGCGTTGATCCTGGGTACGCCCAGTTACGGCCTGGGCGAACTGCCCGGTTTGTCGACCGGCTGCCAGGAAAGCAACTGGCAGGAGTTTGCGCCCTACCTGGATGGCGCCGATTTATCCGGCAAACGCGTTGCGCTGTTCGGGCTGGGACATCAGGAGCGGTACGCCGACCGTTTCGCCAGTTCCCTGATCCATCTTTACCGGCTGTTTTACGGCCAGGGCGCCGATATTGTCGGCAGTTGGAGCACCGACGGCTATCAGTTCCAGCACTCGCATGCGATCATCGACAACCGCTTTGTCGGGCTGGTGCTTGATCAGCGCGGTCAACCGGGCTTGACGGATAGCCGGGTAGACCTATGGTTGACTCAAGTGATGCCGTTATTGCTGCCGTCGGTGGGTGCGGGCTGGCGTCCCTCATAA
- a CDS encoding leucine-rich repeat-containing protein kinase family protein has translation MKVLEQLRAGKLAGSRRLALSCGLQQFPREIFDLADTLEILDLSGNALSSLPDDLPRLHQMRILFCSGNRFTRLPDVLGRCLRLDMIGFKTNRIETVPAAALPATLRWLILTDNRIAELPAEIGLCTRMQKLMLAGNFLQTLPEEIAACTRLELLRIAANRLTGLPAWLFSLPRLSWLAYAGNPFCADAEAAKLADAAVSRIAWKRLQLQQQLGEGASGVIHQAEWRDEATRQDVAVKLFKGAVTSDGLPLSEMTASLSAGAHPNLIPVLGRLEDHPAGANGLVMPLIDTDFSNLAGPPSLDSCTRDIYPDETGFTLTTAIGIAHGIASAASHLHAQGIMHGDLYAHNILHCGKGRALLGDFGAASFFEPEDRQHAHALQRIEVRAFACLLEELLERCNASTDARGELKTLGGLQARCADESPGARPLFAEVEQALAAISCV, from the coding sequence ATGAAGGTACTCGAACAACTACGCGCCGGGAAGCTGGCCGGAAGCAGACGGCTTGCTTTATCTTGCGGCTTGCAGCAATTCCCGCGCGAGATTTTCGATCTGGCGGATACGCTGGAAATTCTCGACCTGTCGGGAAACGCGCTGTCGTCATTGCCGGACGATCTGCCCCGGCTGCACCAGATGAGGATACTGTTTTGTTCCGGCAACCGCTTTACCCGGCTGCCCGACGTGCTGGGCCGGTGTCTCCGGCTCGACATGATCGGCTTTAAAACCAACCGGATAGAAACCGTCCCGGCTGCGGCGCTACCGGCTACGCTGCGCTGGCTGATACTCACCGACAACCGGATCGCAGAGCTTCCTGCGGAAATCGGGTTGTGCACCAGAATGCAAAAACTGATGCTGGCGGGTAATTTTCTACAGACGCTGCCTGAAGAAATAGCCGCCTGCACCCGGCTGGAGTTGCTGCGCATCGCCGCGAACCGTTTGACCGGACTCCCCGCATGGCTGTTTTCCCTGCCGCGGCTTTCCTGGCTGGCCTATGCGGGCAATCCGTTTTGCGCGGACGCCGAAGCCGCGAAGCTGGCCGATGCTGCTGTTTCCCGCATCGCCTGGAAACGGCTCCAGCTGCAGCAGCAATTGGGGGAAGGCGCTTCCGGCGTGATTCATCAAGCCGAGTGGCGGGATGAAGCAACCCGGCAGGACGTAGCGGTGAAACTATTTAAGGGCGCTGTGACCAGCGACGGCTTGCCGCTCAGCGAAATGACCGCTAGTCTCAGCGCCGGCGCTCATCCGAACCTGATCCCGGTGCTGGGCAGGCTGGAAGACCACCCCGCCGGCGCAAACGGATTGGTGATGCCGCTGATCGACACGGATTTCAGCAACCTGGCCGGTCCGCCCAGCCTCGATTCCTGCACGCGCGATATCTATCCGGATGAAACGGGTTTTACCCTGACTACAGCAATCGGCATCGCCCACGGCATCGCTTCCGCTGCGAGCCATCTTCACGCACAAGGCATCATGCATGGCGATTTGTACGCGCACAATATTTTGCACTGCGGAAAAGGCCGCGCACTGCTGGGCGACTTTGGCGCGGCATCGTTCTTCGAGCCGGAGGACCGGCAACACGCTCATGCGCTGCAACGCATCGAAGTGCGCGCATTTGCCTGTCTACTGGAGGAATTACTGGAACGCTGCAACGCGTCGACTGACGCTCGCGGCGAGCTTAAGACGCTTGGCGGTTTACAGGCCCGCTGCGCGGACGAAAGCCCCGGCGCGCGTCCGCTGTTTGCCGAGGTAGAACAGGCGCTGGCGGCCATATCCTGCGTATAA